The Acomys russatus chromosome 27, mAcoRus1.1, whole genome shotgun sequence genome includes the window ACTGCCTCCTTCAAGCCCGTTGGCTGATTGCGATTTTGCTGTTGCTACTGTGATTAACAGTATGCAAAATGCCACCCACTCTTGTCACTGCGTAAGAAGACCTGGTCCCTCTGGGAGACAAAAGTGAAACTGCTTAAAAGATAAGTGAACCTCGTAACTGGGGAGGATTTTTGTCCCAGGAAAGGAAAGCTAGCCCTCCAGTTAGAGGAAGGCTTCCAGGGTTCTGGTGGCAGATGTCATGGCAACGCACAAGTTCAAGTCATCCTCAGACCCCAGGCAGAGCCATGTTTACAGGTCTGAGTCACAAGGCAGAGAATTGTGGCAGGGCCTAGTGCTGCGAGAGGAAGAACCGCCTTGGGAGGTGGCCGTCTTTTCTCCCTCAAGCACGTCCATCGGGTTGGTGTAGGCCTTGGGCGGTGGCCGTGGCATCGGGAATCCAACCTTGAGCTTGCTGGTGGCCCTATGCTCGCCGGGAGGAGTCCGATGCTGACCCCCGCTGTAGTACTTGATGGCCGGTGTGAGTGCGGGCTCCGGCCAGTCCACGTAGACCGTGCTGATGCTGCTGCGGCGCGGACCTGAGGGGGGCGCCTTGCGACAGCGGCGACAATGCTCTTTGCACCAAGGCGCAAAACTGAGCGCCAACGAGAAGCCGCCTAGTAGAAGCAGGCAACTGCCTAGGTAGCCCAGCACCAGGCTGTAGCTGACCTGCACGGTGACCGGGCTGTTCGGGGCGGCCAGGACGTCGCGATCCGCCAAGAAATGGTTGTACCAGGAGACTGGGACGAGGCTGAAGAGGCCGGCGGCAAAAAGCACGACGCCCGAGAGGCCGGCTAGCCCGAAGTGGGGCTCATCTTGCCAACAGCGCACGCCGAGCGACGCCAGCAGCAGTCCCACGGCGTTGGTGGCCAGTGACGTGATCATGAGTCCCCGGGCCACCTGCACAGGCTGAGTCTCGAAGTAGTTTGAATCGTCGGGCTGGCCACACTCGCGCTCGCGGCTGCTCTGTTCACGACATATGTCCCACAGGCCCTGGTACAGCACCAAGTCCACCGGCTGGTCCAGAAAGCCCTTCATCAGCCGCCAGCCAGGGGCCAGTGTACTGATGAGATTGAGCAGCAACCCGCAGGGCGTGAGCACCATGCCCAGAGTCATCACCACCGGCGTCCGCATCTCGCGTAGCCTCGtgggtccccagcacctgtgCCTGTTCCTCAGCACACCCCAACCCCGGGATCCCCAAGTCGGAGAGGTGCCAGGCTGAGTGGGTAGTAGCGATGCTCACTGCGCTCTCTGGACGCTCTTTGTCTCCCGCGCGGGACTGTTCCCACTGAGTCTCTCACACCGAGTCCCCTCCTCTCTCGCGTCTCGACCGCTCCGCCCTCTCGCCCAGCCAGTGTCCCTAATCGAAACTAGCTCAGAGTCGGGTCAGACCGAAACCGCGCGCCCAGATGCGCCCCCGCGGCCAAACCCTACCCGGTGGGAGGGACGGGAGCGGCAGGGCCACTTGGCAAGAGGCGACCTCGGACTCTGAGGACCAGGACACCCCCACCCAAGGCCCGCAGCTTCGCCCCGCCCGCCCGGATGTCTTAGGAACCGAGCAAAGGTCGCCCCGCCCTGGCTCCCTGGTGCTTCTCTCCCTGTAGGCGGGACAAGGGGGCGGGCTGCTCCTGTGGCCTTACCTGTCGCCAGGCGGTGCACCAACCTTGCTCCTCAGTCCATCTCAGGTCGGaaagccctccccaccccacccccttccgaAGTCTCCCCGATTCTGTTCGTAGACCCTGCTGACACAAGTCTCCCTCCACCCTCAGCTGGTGACAAGTGTCCCTTGAAAAATTTGAGCTGCCACCGGCAGCCACTCAGTGCAGAGTGGTCCGGCCCGGGATGCACAGGACCGGTTTGCATCCTGTTTTCCAGGCCCGAGGTGTGTCCAGTTTCACTGTGGAAACCTTGCTAGCCTTGCTTAATAAAAGCTCCACGATATGCGTGAAGTTTAACTCATAAGAAAGGGAGAGTATTTCTGGGTTGAGAAGTTGCAAAAGAGTTTTCTTTGcagtcttgtaaaaaaaaaaaaaaattgaagcagaCTTGAATAGGACTTGGCAGGCCTAGACCATATTGAAGAAAAACTATGGATCTGCAAATGTTTTCAGATAAGTGTAAAGGGGTGGAATATGCTTGATTGTGGCCCAAAACTCGCGAACTagctgggttgtttttgtttgttttgtttgtttgtttgtttttgtttttattttttcatgaaaaaagACAAACTTACAATCACAGAAGTATAATTAGAAGAGCACTTTATTTTCCttgattggttaaaaaaaaatgaaaccatgaaaaTCTGCACTGGCAAAGGTAGGAGCTAGCTAACGATGTTGCTGCTTTAGTGTACAGCTTTCAATAAGCCAACTTGACAGAATACAGTGTTTATAATGCATAtgtttaggtttcttttttaaaggttttttttaaaaataatgagcaTATAATAAGCCACAATAATGATTTCATTATGACgtctcat containing:
- the Cldn23 gene encoding claudin-23; its protein translation is MRTPVVMTLGMVLTPCGLLLNLISTLAPGWRLMKGFLDQPVDLVLYQGLWDICREQSSRERECGQPDDSNYFETQPVQVARGLMITSLATNAVGLLLASLGVRCWQDEPHFGLAGLSGVVLFAAGLFSLVPVSWYNHFLADRDVLAAPNSPVTVQVSYSLVLGYLGSCLLLLGGFSLALSFAPWCKEHCRRCRKAPPSGPRRSSISTVYVDWPEPALTPAIKYYSGGQHRTPPGEHRATSKLKVGFPMPRPPPKAYTNPMDVLEGEKTATSQGGSSSRSTRPCHNSLPCDSDL